The [Clostridium] scindens ATCC 35704 nucleotide sequence CGGTGTATGAAAAATATTTTGAAGAGTGGAATCCAGATCACTATAATCCGAAACAATGGGCAAAAGCAGCTAAAAATGCAGGTATGAAGTATGCTGTGCTCACGACAAAACATCATGAAGGATTTTGCCTATTTGATAGCAAATATACGGATTACAAAAGCACAAATACAAAATGCGGACGGGATTTAGTGCGCGAATATGTGGATGCTTTCCGTGCGGAAGGTCTGAAGATAGGTTTTTACTACTCTCTGCTTGATTGGCATCATCCTGATTATCCGGCGTATGGGGATATGTATCATCCGAATCGCAATAACGAAGCGGTAAAGAATGAGAAAAGAGATTTTAACAAATATTTAAATTATATGCATGCTCAAGTGAGGGAATTACTTACCAATTATGGGAAAATCGATTTATTGTGGTTTGACTTTTCTTACGAAGGCCATATGGGGGAAGACTGGAGAGGAACGGAACTTGTCAATATGGTCAGAGAATTACAGCCGGACATTATTATGAACGGACGTTTGGAAGCTAATGGGGAATCATACGGCTCCGTGATGACAGATGAACCAAATATTTTTTCTGGTGATTTTGCATGCCCGGAGATGATTATTCCAATGAAAGGATTAAGGACTCCATCTGGGAAAAAGATTCCATGGGAGGCATGCTTCACCATGAATAATAATTGGGGATATACTCCGATGGATCTTCATCGAAAGACTGCTTCACAGATTATTCGAAAACTAGTGGAATGTACGAGTAAAAATGGGAACATGATTCTAAACGTCTCACCTACTCCGAAAGGAGAAATCCCTAAATGGCAGCTAGATATTTTGGCAGAAGTGGGAGAATGGATGCGTGAGAATGGGGAGAGTATCTATGGCTGTGGGATGTCAGAATTTGAAAAACCAGAGTGGGGACGATATACTCGGAAGGGAAATAAACTCTATGCACATGTTCTGGATGAATGTGTAGGAGCGCTCCCGCTTCCCGGAGTAAAAGGGAGAGTCCAGAAGGCACGAAGACTTTGTGACGGAAGCGAAATGCTGCTGCTGACTCCTTGGGTAGCAAAAGAATTTCCGGGGTATGAGTTTGTAAATTATGGAAATCCGGAATACTATTCGTTTCATATTGACGAGACAGCGGACAACGTAATTGAATTGACTTTAAAAGAAAAAACCGAGGTGTTATAATGGTCGTTAGACAAGACTGAGGTGATAGGCGATGGTATATAAGGTATTGATAGCAGATGATGAGCCAATTGTCCGTAAGGCAATGCAAACGCTGATAGAATGGGAAAAGTTGGAATGCGACCTTATTGGATTTGCAGCAAATGGGCAAGAAGTTATGGAAATGCTGGGACGAGCAATACCAGACATTCTGATTTTGGATGTTCAAATGCCAGGAGTAAGTGGTATTGAATTAGCAAAATATGTCTGGGAAAAAAAACTTTCTTGTAAAGTAATCTTACTTACTGCTTATGCAGATTTTTCTTATGCTCAGTCAGCTGTAAAATATGATGTAATTGATTATGTTATTAAAACGGGAGCCTTTGACGATCTGGTCGTAGCTATAGAAAAAGCAAAAGATAAGATTAAATTAACGGAATTCGAACGAAATGTCGAGAGCAAAAAAGTACTGAAAGAAAACTTTTTCAAATCTGTTTTTGACGGTTCGCTTTATTTGCAGGAAGATATCAGAAAAAAAGCTGATAAAGCAGATATCAGCCTTGTAGAGGGCTATCTGGTTATAGTTTGTCATTTTCGTGCAAGAGAAGACAAAGAAAGAAGTTATACATATAGTAGTCTGCAAAACTTTTTTCACATGGTGTTTGATGAAAAGTTGGTATATAGTCTGGCAGTAGATAAAGACGTAATGGCAATTATTCTTGATCATATTTCAATGGATTTTTATGAAGATATACATAAGAAATGTGAGGAAGTTATTGAGATCATGGATAACTTTATGAAAATGTATGTCTATATGGGAATCAGTAATCTGGGAAATGATATATTCGAACTGAAACAAAGGTATGAAGAAGCAGAATCTGCTGAAGGCGAAAGTTTCTTTAATGATAAGAGTAAGATTAATTATTTTCAAGAGCGTAAAAAAGATACCAAAGAACTTTTAGAACATATTGAAAAAGGTGTGGAAAGTCTTCAATATTGGATGAAAAAAGGAAATTCTGAGGAGGCAATGAAAGAATTTGACAATATTATTAAATATCAGATGGAAAGTGGGGGATCTGTAGCAACGATTCTAGAAGTTGGTATTTGTATTTATGCGTCGAGTAAAAAAATGCTATCAGATATGGAAAAAACTTTGTATGATATTACATTGCAGAAAGAGAGTTTTTCAAAAAGTATTTACCGTTGTAGGCATATCAGTGAATATTATAGTATTATGAGAACCGTGATTGAAAGTACTGCAGAATACATCAAAATAGCGGCAAGCAGAAGGAATATTCTTATTTATGAGTGTGAAAAATATATTGATGAGAATTATGAAAGAGGCATTACAGTATCGGAAATTTCAAGGTATATTGGAGTAAGTATGAGTTATCTTAGCCGAATTTTTAAGGATGAGACAGGTAACACGATTATTAATTATATTAATGAGAAAAAGATACAGAAGGCAAAAGAGTATCTGGGAGGAACGGATATGAAAATATATGAAATAGCCGAAAAATTAGGATTTGAGAATACAACATATTTTTCATATTTCTTTAAAAAATATACAGGAATATCACCAAAGGAATATAAAACCCCTGAAGATTCAAATTAATCCGGAAACTGTCTGAATGTAATCAGCACGAGGACGCAGGAACTTGCAAAGATATGCCATGATATTAAGGATCATATTTTTTATGATTAACTATCTGGCAGAAAAAGACGACATACAGGGTATAAAAAATAGTTAGGGAAAATTCCGGTTGTGGAAGGTACGGCAATGATTACGTTCCCGCAGAGGGAGTGGCTTGGGGCACTTATTTATTCAAAAGCAGAGAAGGCAAAGAAAGCAGGAGTAGAACTTGATTTTGAAAATTGTTGGAGTCCGGAAAGAACCTATTTACCGTATACCGACGATATGTTGGATATTTTTGTTTTAATTGCTGAAAATGTGTGATAAAATAAAGAAAATGGTGAAAATTGACAAATAACAGGAAGTAAGTAAATATGAACGATCCATA carries:
- a CDS encoding alpha-L-fucosidase → MGIIEEREKRVQWFMDARFGMFIHWGLYAIPGRGEWVMGDEEIDTPVYEKYFEEWNPDHYNPKQWAKAAKNAGMKYAVLTTKHHEGFCLFDSKYTDYKSTNTKCGRDLVREYVDAFRAEGLKIGFYYSLLDWHHPDYPAYGDMYHPNRNNEAVKNEKRDFNKYLNYMHAQVRELLTNYGKIDLLWFDFSYEGHMGEDWRGTELVNMVRELQPDIIMNGRLEANGESYGSVMTDEPNIFSGDFACPEMIIPMKGLRTPSGKKIPWEACFTMNNNWGYTPMDLHRKTASQIIRKLVECTSKNGNMILNVSPTPKGEIPKWQLDILAEVGEWMRENGESIYGCGMSEFEKPEWGRYTRKGNKLYAHVLDECVGALPLPGVKGRVQKARRLCDGSEMLLLTPWVAKEFPGYEFVNYGNPEYYSFHIDETADNVIELTLKEKTEVL
- a CDS encoding response regulator transcription factor; its protein translation is MVYKVLIADDEPIVRKAMQTLIEWEKLECDLIGFAANGQEVMEMLGRAIPDILILDVQMPGVSGIELAKYVWEKKLSCKVILLTAYADFSYAQSAVKYDVIDYVIKTGAFDDLVVAIEKAKDKIKLTEFERNVESKKVLKENFFKSVFDGSLYLQEDIRKKADKADISLVEGYLVIVCHFRAREDKERSYTYSSLQNFFHMVFDEKLVYSLAVDKDVMAIILDHISMDFYEDIHKKCEEVIEIMDNFMKMYVYMGISNLGNDIFELKQRYEEAESAEGESFFNDKSKINYFQERKKDTKELLEHIEKGVESLQYWMKKGNSEEAMKEFDNIIKYQMESGGSVATILEVGICIYASSKKMLSDMEKTLYDITLQKESFSKSIYRCRHISEYYSIMRTVIESTAEYIKIAASRRNILIYECEKYIDENYERGITVSEISRYIGVSMSYLSRIFKDETGNTIINYINEKKIQKAKEYLGGTDMKIYEIAEKLGFENTTYFSYFFKKYTGISPKEYKTPEDSN